In Salvelinus sp. IW2-2015 unplaced genomic scaffold, ASM291031v2 Un_scaffold5848, whole genome shotgun sequence, the following are encoded in one genomic region:
- the LOC112078548 gene encoding zona pellucida sperm-binding protein 4-like, translated as MFFSGKYWETSQDRGKVNGAKDQRPRGHSSRLPDTRAQGPQLQTLQQTRASCRPCQLQTSQRPEPQRPQLQTPQRPEPQRPQQQTPQREESQGPQQQAPQRPNQQTPLRPEPQGPQQQTPIGPEPQWPQQQTPQRQEPHGPQQQTPHRPVLQWPQQQTPQRPVIQGPQLQTPQRPESQWPAATTTPDQRCQVQVRDTVQCGTPDITPSQCQAIDCCFNGQQCYYGKAVTVQCTKDAQFVVVVARDATWPKIDIDSISLLGGNDSXCSPVGITSAFAIYQFPVTACGTTLKEESGYVVYENRMASSYNVGMGPRGSITRDSHFELLFQCKYSATAVQALVIEVNTVPAPASVXAPGPLRVELRLAKGTCDTKGCNDESRSFTLYYTEEDYPITKVLRQPVNVEVRILERKDPNLFLMLEHCWTTSAPSPVSMPQWDLIIEE; from the exons atgtttttcagcggcaagtactgggagactagtcaggatcgagggaaagtgaacggagcaaa agaccagagacccAGAGGCCACAGCAGCAGACTCCCAGACACCAGAGCCCAGGGGCCACAGCTACAGACTCTCCAGCAGACCAGAGCCAGCTGCAGACCATGCCAGCTGCAGACTTCTCAGAGACCAGAACCCCAGAGGCCACAGCTGCAGACTCCTCAGAGACCAGAGCCCCAGAGGCCACAGCAGCAGACTCCCCAGAGAGAAGAGTCCCAGGGGCCACAGCAGCAGGCTCCCCAGAGGCCAAATCAGCAGACTCCCCTGAGACCAGAGCCCCAGGGGCCACAGCAGCAGACTCCCATAGGGCCAGAGCCCCAGTGGCCACAGCAGCAGACTCCCCAGAGGCAAGAGCCACATGGGCCACAGCAACAGACTCCCCATAGGCCAGTGCTCCAGTGGCCACAGCAGCAGACTCCTCAGAGGCCAGTGATCCAGGGGCCACAGCTGCAGACTCCCCAGCGGCCAGAGTCCCAGTGGCCAGCAGCAACCACAACTCCAGATCAGAGATGTCAAGTACAGGTTCGGGATACAGTGCAATGTGGAACCCCAGATATTACTCCATCTCAATGTCAGGCTATCGACTGCTGCTTCAATGGACAGCAGTGCTACTATGGGAAGGCAG tGACTGTGCAGTGTACCAAGGATGCTCAGTTTGTGGTGGTKGTGGCCAGGGATGCCACTTGGCCCAAAATAGACATTGATTCCATCAGTCTGTTGGGGGGAAATGACAGCMCCTGCAGTCCTGTTGGCATCACTTCAGCCTTCGCCATATACCAGTTCCCTGTCACTGCCTGTGGCACCACTCTAAAg GAGGAGAGTGGTTATGTGGTTTATGAGAACAGGATGGCATCTTCCTATAACGTGGGGATGGGACCTCGAGGCTCTATCACCAGGGACAGCCATTTTGA GCTGCTGTTCCAGTGTAAGTACTCTGCCACTGCAGTACAGGCTCTGGTTATTGAGGTGAACACTGTTCCTGCACCCGCTTCTGTTGYTGCTCCGGGACCCCTCAGAGTGGAACTCAGACTGGCCAAAGGAACATGCGACACCAAGGGATGTAATGACG AGTCGAGATCCTTCACATTGTATTACACTGAGGAAGACTACCCTATCACTAAAGTCTTGAGGCAGCCTGTGAACGTTGAGGTTCGCATCCTGGAGAGGAAGGATCCCAACCTGTTCCTGATGCTGGAGCACTGCTGGACCACCTCTGCCCCCAGCCCTGTCAGCATGCCCCAGTGGGATCTCATCATTGAAGAGTGA